One stretch of Lucilia cuprina isolate Lc7/37 chromosome 6, ASM2204524v1, whole genome shotgun sequence DNA includes these proteins:
- the LOC111689690 gene encoding uncharacterized protein LOC111689690, with product MFSDNGRNFVGAAKQIDFNFEKYIQEFRGEAVSKYVHQQLSWHFIPASTPHMGGLWEARVKSVKTHFKKISGQIKYTFEEFSTILASIEACLNSCPLGPLPDSHDEPVALTPAHFLLGSTIITPPEPEEIQPAISIVNRWRKIKAMSEEFCRRWKDEYLKQLHKRSKWTSPQVDIKEQDLVVLKTESIGSTE from the coding sequence ATGTTCTCCGACAACGGTCGAAATTTCGTAGGGGCTGCTAAACAAATAgatttcaattttgaaaaatacattCAAGAATTTCGGGGTGAAGCAGTATCAAAATATGTTCATCAACAATTATCGTGGCACTTTATACCAGCTTCAACACCACACATGGGAGGCCTCTGGGAAGCGAGAGTAAAAAgcgttaaaacacattttaaaaagatATCAGGTCAGATCAAATATACGTTTGAAGAATTTTCCACTATATTAGCAAGTATCGAAGCATGCCTTAACTCCTGTCCTTTAGGACCTTTGCCAGATAGCCATGATGAACCTGTAGCTCTCACTCCTGCCCATTTTCTTCTAGGCTCCACCATCATAACACCCCCAGAACCCGAAGAAATACAACCAGCTATTAGTATTGTAAACCGTTGGCGTAAAATCAAAGCTATGTCAGAAGAATTTTGCCGTCGTTGGAAGGATGAATATTTAAAGCAGTTACACAAAAGAAGCAAATGGACGTCTCCTCAGGTTGATATTAAAGAACAAGATCTCGTGGTTCTAAAGACTGAATCCATAGGCTCCACTGAATAG